A section of the Callospermophilus lateralis isolate mCalLat2 chromosome 16, mCalLat2.hap1, whole genome shotgun sequence genome encodes:
- the Hsf1 gene encoding heat shock factor protein 1 isoform X2, translating into MDLPVGPGAAGPSNVPAFLTKLWTLVSDPDTDALICWSPSGNSFHVFDQGQFAKEVLPKYFKHNNMASFVRQLNMYGFRKVVHIEQGGLVKPERDDTEFQHPCFLRGQEQLLENIKRKVTSVSTLKSEDIKIRQDSVTKLLTDVQLMKGKQECMDSKLLAMKHENEALWREVASLRQKHAQQQKVVNKLIQFLISLVQSNRILGVKRKIPLMLSDSSSAHSVPKYGRQYSLEHVHGPGPYSAPSPAYSSSSLYTPDVVTSSGPIISDITELAPVSPLASPGRSIDERPLSSSPLVRVKEEPPSPPRTPRVEEASPRHPSSVDTPLSPTALIDSILRESEPAPTSATAPTDAGGRVPSSPPRSAPEKCLSVACLDKNELSDHLDAMDSNLDNLQTMLTSHGFSVDTSALLDLFSPSVTMPDMSLPDLDSSLASIQELLSPQEPPRPLEAENNGPDSGKQLVQYTAQPLFLLDPDAVDTGSSELPVLFELGEGSYFSEGDDYTDDPTISLLTGSEPPKAKDPTVS; encoded by the exons AGTGGGAACAGCTTCCATGTGTTTGACCAAGGCCAGTTCGCCAAGGAGGTGCTACCCAAGTACTTCAAGCACAACAACATGGCCAGCTTCGTGCGGCAGCTCAACATGT ACGGCTTCCGGAAGGTGGTCCACATCGAGCAGGGAGGCCTGGTTAAACCTGAGAGGGATGACACTGAGTTCCAGCACCCATGCTTCCTGCGTGGCCAGGAGCAGCTCCTGgagaacatcaagaggaaagtgaCCAGC GTATCCACACTAAAGAGTGAAGACATAAAGATCCGCCAGGATAGCGTCACCAAGCTACTGACAGATGTGCAGCTGATGAAGGGGAAGCAAGAGTGCATGGACTCCAAGCTACTGGCCATGAAGCA CGAGAACGAAGCCCTGTGGCGAGAGGTGGCCAGCCTGCGGCAGAAGCATGCCCAGCAGCAGAAAGTCGTCAACAAG ctcattcagttcctgatctCGCTGGTGCAGTCCAACCGGATCCTGGGGGTGAAGAGaaaaat CCCGCTGATGTTGAGTGACAGCAGCTCTGCACACTCGGTGCCCAAGTATGGCCGGCAGTACTCCCTGGAGCATGTGCATGGTCCAGGCCCATACTCG gctccatccccagcctacAGCAGCTCCAGCCTCTATACCCCAGACGTTGTTACCAGCTCTGGACCCATAATCTCCGACATCACTGAGCTGGCTCCCGTCAGCCCTCTGGCCTCCCCAGGCAGGAGCATAGATGAGAG GCCCCTGTCCAGCAGTCCCCTGGTGCGTGTCAAGGAAGAGCCCCCCAGTCCACCTCGGACCCCCCGGGTGGAGGAGGCGAGTCCCAGGCATCCGTCCTCTGTGGACACCCCCTTGTCCCCGACTGCCCTCATCGACTCCATCCTGCGGGAGAGCGAGCCTGCCCCCACCTCAGCCACAGCCCCCACTGATGCCGGAGGCCGCGTCCCCTCGTCCCCACCCCGCTCAGCCCCCGAGAAGTGCCTCAGCGTAGCCTGTCTGGACAA GAATGAGCTCAGTGACCATTTGGATGCCATGGATTCCAACCTGGATAACCTGCAGACCATGCTGACCAGCCATGGCTTCAGTGTGGATACCAGCGCCCTGCTGGAC CTGTTCAGCCCCTCCGTGACCATGCCCGACATGAGCCTGCCTGACCTTGACAGCAGCCTGGCCAGC ATACAGGAGCTCCTGTCTCCCCAGGAGCCCCCCAGGCCTCTTGAGGCAGAAAACAATGGCCCTGACTCAG GGAAGCAGCTGGTGCAGTACACAGCACAGCCTCTGTTCCTGCTGGACCCGGACGCCGTGGACACGGGGAGCAGTGAACTACCTGTGCTCTTTGAGCTGGGGGAGGGCTCCTACTTCTCCGAGGGAGACGACTACACAGATGATCCCACCATTTCCCTGCTGACGGGCTCTGAGCCCCCCAAAGCCAAGGACCCTACTGTCTCCTAG
- the Hsf1 gene encoding heat shock factor protein 1 isoform X1, with amino-acid sequence MDLPVGPGAAGPSNVPAFLTKLWTLVSDPDTDALICWSPSGNSFHVFDQGQFAKEVLPKYFKHNNMASFVRQLNMYGFRKVVHIEQGGLVKPERDDTEFQHPCFLRGQEQLLENIKRKVTSVSTLKSEDIKIRQDSVTKLLTDVQLMKGKQECMDSKLLAMKHENEALWREVASLRQKHAQQQKVVNKLIQFLISLVQSNRILGVKRKIPLMLSDSSSAHSVPKYGRQYSLEHVHGPGPYSAPSPAYSSSSLYTPDVVTSSGPIISDITELAPVSPLASPGRSIDERPLSSSPLVRVKEEPPSPPRTPRVEEASPRHPSSVDTPLSPTALIDSILRESEPAPTSATAPTDAGGRVPSSPPRSAPEKCLSVACLDNLARAPQMSGVAHLFPCPSSSFLHGRVQPGNELSDHLDAMDSNLDNLQTMLTSHGFSVDTSALLDLFSPSVTMPDMSLPDLDSSLASIQELLSPQEPPRPLEAENNGPDSGKQLVQYTAQPLFLLDPDAVDTGSSELPVLFELGEGSYFSEGDDYTDDPTISLLTGSEPPKAKDPTVS; translated from the exons AGTGGGAACAGCTTCCATGTGTTTGACCAAGGCCAGTTCGCCAAGGAGGTGCTACCCAAGTACTTCAAGCACAACAACATGGCCAGCTTCGTGCGGCAGCTCAACATGT ACGGCTTCCGGAAGGTGGTCCACATCGAGCAGGGAGGCCTGGTTAAACCTGAGAGGGATGACACTGAGTTCCAGCACCCATGCTTCCTGCGTGGCCAGGAGCAGCTCCTGgagaacatcaagaggaaagtgaCCAGC GTATCCACACTAAAGAGTGAAGACATAAAGATCCGCCAGGATAGCGTCACCAAGCTACTGACAGATGTGCAGCTGATGAAGGGGAAGCAAGAGTGCATGGACTCCAAGCTACTGGCCATGAAGCA CGAGAACGAAGCCCTGTGGCGAGAGGTGGCCAGCCTGCGGCAGAAGCATGCCCAGCAGCAGAAAGTCGTCAACAAG ctcattcagttcctgatctCGCTGGTGCAGTCCAACCGGATCCTGGGGGTGAAGAGaaaaat CCCGCTGATGTTGAGTGACAGCAGCTCTGCACACTCGGTGCCCAAGTATGGCCGGCAGTACTCCCTGGAGCATGTGCATGGTCCAGGCCCATACTCG gctccatccccagcctacAGCAGCTCCAGCCTCTATACCCCAGACGTTGTTACCAGCTCTGGACCCATAATCTCCGACATCACTGAGCTGGCTCCCGTCAGCCCTCTGGCCTCCCCAGGCAGGAGCATAGATGAGAG GCCCCTGTCCAGCAGTCCCCTGGTGCGTGTCAAGGAAGAGCCCCCCAGTCCACCTCGGACCCCCCGGGTGGAGGAGGCGAGTCCCAGGCATCCGTCCTCTGTGGACACCCCCTTGTCCCCGACTGCCCTCATCGACTCCATCCTGCGGGAGAGCGAGCCTGCCCCCACCTCAGCCACAGCCCCCACTGATGCCGGAGGCCGCGTCCCCTCGTCCCCACCCCGCTCAGCCCCCGAGAAGTGCCTCAGCGTAGCCTGTCTGGACAA TTTGGCTCGCGCTCCACAGATGTCTGGGGTCGCCCACCTCTTCCCCTGCCCCTCCTCTTCCTTTCTGCATGGCCGAGTCCAGCCAGG GAATGAGCTCAGTGACCATTTGGATGCCATGGATTCCAACCTGGATAACCTGCAGACCATGCTGACCAGCCATGGCTTCAGTGTGGATACCAGCGCCCTGCTGGAC CTGTTCAGCCCCTCCGTGACCATGCCCGACATGAGCCTGCCTGACCTTGACAGCAGCCTGGCCAGC ATACAGGAGCTCCTGTCTCCCCAGGAGCCCCCCAGGCCTCTTGAGGCAGAAAACAATGGCCCTGACTCAG GGAAGCAGCTGGTGCAGTACACAGCACAGCCTCTGTTCCTGCTGGACCCGGACGCCGTGGACACGGGGAGCAGTGAACTACCTGTGCTCTTTGAGCTGGGGGAGGGCTCCTACTTCTCCGAGGGAGACGACTACACAGATGATCCCACCATTTCCCTGCTGACGGGCTCTGAGCCCCCCAAAGCCAAGGACCCTACTGTCTCCTAG
- the Dgat1 gene encoding diacylglycerol O-acyltransferase 1 isoform X1 — MSDRGGTVSSRRRRTSSRPSGQGGGGPVGAEEEVRDGAPGPDVGAGGDAPAPAAASDKDGDSNVGSGHWELRCHRLQDSLFSSDSGFSNYRGILNWCVVMLILSNARLFLENLIKYGILVDPIQVVSLFLKDPYSWPAPCLVIVANVFAVAAFQVEKRLAVGTLTEQAGLLLHVANLATILCFPAAVALLVESITPVGSVLALAAYTILFLKLFSYRDVNLWCRQRRARAKTVSAGKKASGATAQRTVSYPDNLTYRDLYYFIFAPTLCYELNFPRSPRIRKRFLLRRLLEMLFFTQLQVGLIQQWMVPTIQNSMKPFKDMDYSRIIERLLKLAVPNHLIWLIFFYWLFHSCLNAVAELMQFGDREFYRDWWNSESVTYFWQNWNIPVHKWCSRHFYKPMLRRGSSRWVARTGVFLASAFFHEYLVSIPLRMFRLWAFTAMMAQIPLAWIVGRFFQGNYGNAAVWLTLIIGQPVAVLMYVHDYYVLNYEAPTAGV, encoded by the exons ATGAGCGACCGAGGCGGCACGGTCAGCTCCCGGCGCCGGAGGACCAGTTCGCGGCCCTCCGGCCAGGGTGGCGGCGGGCCGGTGGGAGCGGAAGAGGAGGTGCGGGACGGGGCTCCGGGCCCCGACGTGGGCGCTGGGGGCGACGCGCCGGCCCCGGCCGCCGCCTCGGACAAGGACGGAGACTCTAACGTGGGCAGCGGACACTGGGAGCTGAG GTGCCATCGCCTGCAGGATTCTTTGTTCAGCTCTGACAGTGGCTTCAGCAACTACAGAGGCATCCTGAATTGGTGTGTGGTAATGCTG ATCCTGAGCAATGCACGATTATTTTTAGAGAACCTCATCAA GTATGGCATCTTGGTGGACCCTATCCAGGTGGTGTCTCTGTTCTTGAAGGACCCCTACAgctggcctgccccatgtctgGTTATTG TGGCCAACGTCTTTGCTGTGGCTGCATTCCAGGTTGAGAAGCGCCTGGCCGTG GGCACCCTGACGGAACAGGCAGGGTTGCTGCTGCATGTTGCCAACCTGGCCACCATCCTTTGCTTCCCAGCAGCAGTGGCCTTACTGGTTGAGTCCATCACTCCAG TGGGCTCTGTGCTGGCTCTGGCAGCATACACCATCCTCTTCCTCAAGCTCTTCTCCTATCGGGACGTCAACCTGTGGTGCCGCCAGCGTAGAGCCAGGGCTAAGACTG TCTCTGCAGGGAAGAAGGCCAGTGGGGCCACTGCCCAGCGCACGGTGAGCTACCCGGACAACCTGACCTACCGCG ATCTctactattttatttttgctcCTACCCTGTGTTATGAACTCAACTTCCCTCGCTCCCCCCGAATTCGAAAACGCTTTCTGTTGCGGAGGCTCCTTGAGATG CTGTTCTTTACCCAGCTCCAGGTGGGGCTGATCCAGCAG TGGATGGTCCCCACCATCCAGAATTCCATGAAGCCCTTCAAG GATATGGACTACTCTCGAATCATTGAGCGCCTCCTGAAGCTCGCC GTCCCAAATCACCTCATCTGGCTCATCTTCTTCTACTGGCTCTTCCACTCCTGCCTGAATGCTGTGGCGGAACTCATGCAGTTTGGAGACCGGGAGTTCTACCGGGATTGGTG GAACTCTGAGTCTGTCACCTACTTCTGGCAGAACTGGAACATCCCTGTGCACAAGTGGTGCAGCAG GCACTTCTACAAGCCCATGCTACGCCGGGGTAGCAGTAGGTGGGTGGCCAGGACAGGGGTGTTCCTGGCCTCAGCCTTCTTCCACGAG TACCTCGTAAGCATCCCGCTGCGAATGTTCCGCCTCTGGGCGTTCACAGCCATGATGGCTCAG ATCCCATTGGCCTGGATTGTGGGCCGCTTCTTCCAAGGCAACTATGGAAATGCAGCTGTGTGGCTGACACTCATCATTGGGCAACCAGTGGCAGTGCTCATGTATGTCCATGACTACTACGTGCTCAACTATGAGGCTCCCACAGCTGGGGTCTGA
- the Dgat1 gene encoding diacylglycerol O-acyltransferase 1 isoform X2, with amino-acid sequence MSDRGGTVSSRRRRTSSRPSGQGGGGPVGAEEEVRDGAPGPDVGAGGDAPAPAAASDKDGDSNVGSGHWELRCHRLQDSLFSSDSGFSNYRGILNWCVVMLILSNARLFLENLIKYGILVDPIQVVSLFLKDPYSWPAPCLVIVANVFAVAAFQVEKRLAVGTLTEQAGLLLHVANLATILCFPAAVALLVESITPVGSVLALAAYTILFLKLFSYRDVNLWCRQRRARAKTVSAGKKASGATAQRTVSYPDNLTYRDLYYFIFAPTLCYELNFPRSPRIRKRFLLRRLLEMWMVPTIQNSMKPFKDMDYSRIIERLLKLAVPNHLIWLIFFYWLFHSCLNAVAELMQFGDREFYRDWWNSESVTYFWQNWNIPVHKWCSRHFYKPMLRRGSSRWVARTGVFLASAFFHEYLVSIPLRMFRLWAFTAMMAQIPLAWIVGRFFQGNYGNAAVWLTLIIGQPVAVLMYVHDYYVLNYEAPTAGV; translated from the exons ATGAGCGACCGAGGCGGCACGGTCAGCTCCCGGCGCCGGAGGACCAGTTCGCGGCCCTCCGGCCAGGGTGGCGGCGGGCCGGTGGGAGCGGAAGAGGAGGTGCGGGACGGGGCTCCGGGCCCCGACGTGGGCGCTGGGGGCGACGCGCCGGCCCCGGCCGCCGCCTCGGACAAGGACGGAGACTCTAACGTGGGCAGCGGACACTGGGAGCTGAG GTGCCATCGCCTGCAGGATTCTTTGTTCAGCTCTGACAGTGGCTTCAGCAACTACAGAGGCATCCTGAATTGGTGTGTGGTAATGCTG ATCCTGAGCAATGCACGATTATTTTTAGAGAACCTCATCAA GTATGGCATCTTGGTGGACCCTATCCAGGTGGTGTCTCTGTTCTTGAAGGACCCCTACAgctggcctgccccatgtctgGTTATTG TGGCCAACGTCTTTGCTGTGGCTGCATTCCAGGTTGAGAAGCGCCTGGCCGTG GGCACCCTGACGGAACAGGCAGGGTTGCTGCTGCATGTTGCCAACCTGGCCACCATCCTTTGCTTCCCAGCAGCAGTGGCCTTACTGGTTGAGTCCATCACTCCAG TGGGCTCTGTGCTGGCTCTGGCAGCATACACCATCCTCTTCCTCAAGCTCTTCTCCTATCGGGACGTCAACCTGTGGTGCCGCCAGCGTAGAGCCAGGGCTAAGACTG TCTCTGCAGGGAAGAAGGCCAGTGGGGCCACTGCCCAGCGCACGGTGAGCTACCCGGACAACCTGACCTACCGCG ATCTctactattttatttttgctcCTACCCTGTGTTATGAACTCAACTTCCCTCGCTCCCCCCGAATTCGAAAACGCTTTCTGTTGCGGAGGCTCCTTGAGATG TGGATGGTCCCCACCATCCAGAATTCCATGAAGCCCTTCAAG GATATGGACTACTCTCGAATCATTGAGCGCCTCCTGAAGCTCGCC GTCCCAAATCACCTCATCTGGCTCATCTTCTTCTACTGGCTCTTCCACTCCTGCCTGAATGCTGTGGCGGAACTCATGCAGTTTGGAGACCGGGAGTTCTACCGGGATTGGTG GAACTCTGAGTCTGTCACCTACTTCTGGCAGAACTGGAACATCCCTGTGCACAAGTGGTGCAGCAG GCACTTCTACAAGCCCATGCTACGCCGGGGTAGCAGTAGGTGGGTGGCCAGGACAGGGGTGTTCCTGGCCTCAGCCTTCTTCCACGAG TACCTCGTAAGCATCCCGCTGCGAATGTTCCGCCTCTGGGCGTTCACAGCCATGATGGCTCAG ATCCCATTGGCCTGGATTGTGGGCCGCTTCTTCCAAGGCAACTATGGAAATGCAGCTGTGTGGCTGACACTCATCATTGGGCAACCAGTGGCAGTGCTCATGTATGTCCATGACTACTACGTGCTCAACTATGAGGCTCCCACAGCTGGGGTCTGA